One part of the Xiphophorus hellerii strain 12219 chromosome 17, Xiphophorus_hellerii-4.1, whole genome shotgun sequence genome encodes these proteins:
- the bcat1 gene encoding branched-chain-amino-acid aminotransferase, cytosolic: MSSHAINYTMAGSSISSFKAADLVVQLSTSLQRKPDVVDFGTVFTDHMLTVEWNANGGWQTPLIRPFGDLSLHPACSALHYAVELFEGLKVYRGDDKRLRLFRPLLNMERMSKSAKRACLPAFDQSELLGCIKRLIEIDQDWVPHLGSGCLYIRPTFIGTEPSLGVKKPNRALLYVIMCQAGSYFNTELSLWADPKYTRAWKGGTGDCKMGGNYGGTLFAQQEAGSYDCQQVLWLYGEDHQITEGGTMNIFLHWINEDGDEELATPPLDGIILPGVTRQSILDLARKWDEFKVSERYLTMGQLCSALKQQRLKEMFGSGTACRICRIGSIVYEEKNLQLPNQDKHSLSSRIATELTDIQHGRSPSDWTYLV, encoded by the exons ATGTCCTCACAT GCAATAAACTACACCATGGCTGGCAGCAGTATTAGCAGCTTTAAG GCAGCAGACCTTGTCGTTCAGCTCTCTACCAGTCTGCAGAGGAAGCCAGATGTAGTTGACTTTGGGACAGTCTTCACGGACCACATGCTGACCGTGGAGTGGAACGCCAATGGGGGCTGGCAGACTCCCCTCATCAGGCCCTTTGGGGACCTTTCCCTTCACCCAGCCTGTTCAGCACTGCATTACGCCGTTGAG CTGTTTGAAGGCCTGAAAGTGTACCGAGGTGATGACAAGCGCCTCCGCCTCTTCAGACCCCTATTGAACATGGAGCGAATGTCAAAGTCTGCAAAGAGAGCTTGCCTACCT gcctttgATCAATCAGAGTTGCTGGGGTGCATCAAGAGGCTGATAGAAATCGACCAGGACTGGGTGCCTCATTTAGGTTCAGGCTGTCTGTATATAAGACCAACATTTATCGGCACTGAG CCTTCTCTAGGGGTTAAGAAGCCTAACCGTGCCTTGCTGTATGTAATCATGTGTCAAGCCGGCTCTTACTTCAACACCGAGCTGTCTCTGTGGGCCGACCCAAAGTACACACGGGCTTGGAAAGGCGGAACTGGAGACTGCAAGATGGGAGG GAACTATGGAGGGACTCTCTTTGCACAGCAGGAGGCGGGGAGTTATGACTGTCAGCAGGTGCTGTGGCTGTACGGAGAGGACCACCAGATAACCGAAGGAGGAACCATGAATATCTTTCTGCACTGGATCAATGAGGACGGAG ATGAGGAACTTGCAACACCACCACTAGATGGCATCATTCTTCCAGGCGTCACTAGGCAGAGCATCCTGGACCTCGCCAGAAAATGG GATGAGTTCAAAGTGTCGGAGCGATACCTGACGATGGGCCAGCTGTGCTCGGCCCTGAAGCAGCAGCGTCTTAAAGAGATGTTTGGCTCTGGCACTGCCTGCAGGATCTGCCGTATAGGAAGCATTGTGTACGAAGAAAAG AATTTGCAGCTCCCCAATCAAGACAAGCACTCATTATCTTCAAGGATTGCAACAGAACTGACAGATATACAG CACGGCCGCTCTCCGAGTGACTGGACGTACCTTGTGTAG